A genomic window from Salvelinus sp. IW2-2015 linkage group LG13, ASM291031v2, whole genome shotgun sequence includes:
- the LOC111971491 gene encoding V-type proton ATPase 16 kDa proteolipid subunit c: MSSESPEYSPFFAVMGASAAMVFSALGAAYGTAKSGTGIAAMSVMRPELIMKSIIPVVMAGIIAIYGLVVAVLIANNISEKVTLYKSFLHLGAGLSVGLSGLAAGFAIGIVGDAGVRGTAQQPRLFVGMILILIFAEVLGLYGLIVALILSTK; the protein is encoded by the exons ATGTCGTCAGAAAGTCCCGAATACTCCCCGTTCTTCGCAGTGATGGGAGCCTCTGCGGCTATGGTCTTCAGCG cgTTGGGGGCRGCCTATGGCACGGCTAAGAGCGGCACAGGCATCGCTGCCATGTCGGTGATGCGGCCGGAGCTCATCATGAAGTCCATCATTCCTGTGGTCATGGCAGGTATCATCGCCATCTACGGGCTGGTGGTGGCGGTGCTCATCGCcaacaacatttcagagaaagtCACCCTCTACAA GAGTTTCCTCCACCTGGGTGCTGGGCTGAGCGTGGGGCTGAGTGGGCTGGCGGCTGGTTTTGCCATCGGCATTGTGGGCGACGCAGGCGTTCGGGGCACAGCTCAGCAGCCCAGGCTCTTCGTGGGCATGATCCTCATCCTGATCTTCGCAGAAGTCCTAGGGCTCTACGGTCTTATCGTGGCTCTCATCCTCTCCAcaaaatag